The Nitrososphaerales archaeon DNA window TGGTCCTCCCCCAGAGGAACCCGATACTCGTCGCAAAGCAGGCGGCTACCATCGACGCGTTCTCCGGCGGGAGGCTGATACTCGGTTTCGGCGCGGGCTGGGCAGAGAAGGAGTTCGGCTTCCTCGGCGCCGACTTCAAGAGAAGGGGGAGGATGATGGACGAGAGCGTCAGGCTGATCAAGAAGCTCTGGAGCGACGACATGGTCAGCTTCGAGGGCGAATTCTTCCACGTCAAGGACGCGCTCTTCTTGCCGAAGCCTGCACATGGGAACGTCCCGATTTGGATCGCGGGCAACAGCAGGAGCGCGATAGAAAGGGCAATCAGGCTCGGGGACGGCTGGCATCCCGTAGGCCTGGACCTGAAGAGCTACGCCGCGGGCGCAGAGATGATAAGGCAATCTGGAAAGAGACTGACCCTCTCCATGAGGATGACAACCGACCTGAGGAAGAAGAGGGAAGACTCGGTCGCGCCATCGGGCGAGCGGAGGACCTACTTCTCGGGTGGCGCCGCCGAGGTCCGAAGGTCCATCGACGACTACTCGCGCGCCGGGCTGGAGTACCCGTGCATCGCAATACTTCACCCGTCGGCGATTGAAATCATGGAGGACGTGCGCAAGTTCGGCAGAGACGTTATCAGGTCCTACGGCTAGCTGTCCTGTACGTGCTGAACCCTCCCTGCCAGCCCGCGTAGAGTATGGGAGCGTAGTTCTTGAAGCGCCAGTAGCCGCGGAAGTCGCCGGAAGCGTACGCAGATTCCACCCCGCCGATTAGGAAGACGTGGTCACCGACCCTTCGATGCGAGCGAACTGAGCACTCGACGGCAGCGACGGAGTCTGAGACGACGGGCGCGCCGACCTTCCTGCCTCGCCTGTGGGCGAGACCTGCTGCTGCGAGCTTGTCAGTCATCCCGCGGCCTGTGTGCGTTGCGAGGAATGACATGGCCTCCGCCCGCCTCTTGTCGAGGAAGCAGAGGCTGAACGCCCCCGAAGCGATCGCAAGCTTGAGGGTGAAACTGCGCGGGGCGCACGCGATGCCGATGAGAGGCGGCTCGGCGGAGATGGAGGTGTACGACACGACTGGCATGGCTGAAACTGATCCGCCAGACGAAGAGCAGAGGAGGGCTGGGACGCCCGGATAGAACAGCCTGTGGACGACGGATGGGTCGACGGCTTTCAAGGCAGGAGGAGGAGAGGGCGCCTCGCTAGATAAGCGGGCGGTTCACGCCGAGAAGCGGAAGTGGACTATCGCGACGTCGCCCCACTCGTCGGCTGCGATGGCTGTATAGACGCCTGAGAGCTGAGACATGTAGGGCGGGTTTCCGTAGGTGAGCGTTGTGCTGAGATTCCACTCTGCGAGCGAGCCGTTGAGCCTGACAATCGCCAGTGAGGAGTGCGGCTGCATCAGGAAGGAACTAGGGGTATACATGGACACGGGGCAGGCGATCATCGGCCTCACCAAGGGGACGAAGGTACCGAGAGTGTAGTTGTCAAAGGTGTAATAGCCTCGCATCAGGCCAACTCCGATCGGCCAGCCGTTCGTGCAGATTCGCGTCCAGAGGTAATTGGGGCTGACGGCCCATTGGTTGGCAGCCGTTGCGTTGAGAATCTCCGAGGAGGTGTTGTTCGCCCAGCCGGAAATCGACACTTCTTCCGTCCCGCTCAGAGATGTAGTATTCAGGTTGATGTTCAGCGTAAAGCCGTAGGGAGAGGTGACTGAGGCGCTCCGCTCGAAGTGCTCGTGAACAGGGTTGACGAGAGGTGGTACGAAAATCGCAGCGAAGATGACTAACACTATGGCCGCAAGGATGATGGCCATGTTCCTCGCGTTCCTGCTGTACTCCCTGTCCTCTTGCGTGGACATCGTTACGGCTTTGGTGGCGGACGTCTTAATCCTAATCTCGAGAACGCTGAATCTCTAGGCCGAGAGCAGGCGCTGGCGAAGCCTGGAGTAGATGTCCAGCAACTCGAACACCCTCCTGAACGTTATGTGCCCCTCCCTGAACCTCTCGCCAGAGATGAACGCCTTCACTTCGTCCTCGCTTCCTACGCCGCATCTCGGGACCGCCCGGTCGAGGTAGAGATAGAACTCCTGCGCCCCGCCGTATATCTCGTTCAACCTGTCCCACCGTTTCTCGATCCAGCCCCATGTGACCTTCCTCGCGCGCGGGTTGGTGGCAGCGCCCGTCACGGTGTAGCCCGAGTCCGAGCGGCTCACCTCGCCACTTATGCCCAGCTCAAGC harbors:
- a CDS encoding LLM class F420-dependent oxidoreductase, with translation MKFGFILPNFGDRIGPGELVEISKACEEEGFDSVWATDHIIMPVELREPYGQVLEPLVTISFVAAATRRLKVGTSILVLPQRNPILVAKQAATIDAFSGGRLILGFGAGWAEKEFGFLGADFKRRGRMMDESVRLIKKLWSDDMVSFEGEFFHVKDALFLPKPAHGNVPIWIAGNSRSAIERAIRLGDGWHPVGLDLKSYAAGAEMIRQSGKRLTLSMRMTTDLRKKREDSVAPSGERRTYFSGGAAEVRRSIDDYSRAGLEYPCIAILHPSAIEIMEDVRKFGRDVIRSYG
- a CDS encoding flavin reductase family protein encodes the protein MKAVDPSVVHRLFYPGVPALLCSSSGGSVSAMPVVSYTSISAEPPLIGIACAPRSFTLKLAIASGAFSLCFLDKRRAEAMSFLATHTGRGMTDKLAAAGLAHRRGRKVGAPVVSDSVAAVECSVRSHRRVGDHVFLIGGVESAYASGDFRGYWRFKNYAPILYAGWQGGFSTYRTASRRT